The following are encoded together in the Tamandua tetradactyla isolate mTamTet1 chromosome 14, mTamTet1.pri, whole genome shotgun sequence genome:
- the EMC4 gene encoding ER membrane protein complex subunit 4 isoform X2 — protein sequence MNLFIMYMAGNTISIFPTMMVCMMAWRPIQALMAISATFKMLESSSQKFLQGLVYLIGNLMGLALAVYKCQSMGLLPTHASDWLAFIEPPERMEFSGGGLLL from the exons ATGAACCTCTTCATCATGTACATGGCTGGCAATACTATCTCTATCTTCCCTACTATGATGGTGTGTATGATGGCTTGGAGACCCATTCAGGCACTTATGGCCATTTCAGCCA CTTTCAAGATGCTAGAAAGTTCAAGCCAGAAGTTTCTTCAGGGTTTGGTCTATCTCATTGGTAACCTTATGGGTTTGGCATTGGCTGTTTACAAGTGCCAGTCAATGGGACTATTGCCTACTCATGCATCAGATTGGTTAGCCTTCATCGAACCTCCAGAG agaaTGGAGTTCAGTGGTGGGGGATTGCTTTTGTGA